A genomic segment from Cricetulus griseus strain 17A/GY chromosome 8, alternate assembly CriGri-PICRH-1.0, whole genome shotgun sequence encodes:
- the Hrh1 gene encoding histamine H1 receptor has protein sequence MSLPNVSSTFEDKMCEGNRTAMASPQLLPLVVVLSSISLVTVGLNLLVLYAVHSERKLHTVGNLYIVSLSVADLIVGAVVMPMNILYLIMAKWSLGRPLCLFWLSMDYVASTASIFSVFILCIDRYRSVQHPLRYLRYRTKTRASTTILGAWFLSFLWVIPILGWHHFMSPASELREDKCETDFYNVTWFKIMTAIINFYLPTLLMLWFYVKIYKAVRQHCQHRQLTNSSLPSFLEIKLKSEDVKEDTKKPGKESPWGVLKRPSRDTSGELEQKSTSKDPKNPNSPTVFSQEEDRETVSRHCFHLDVTRTHTVAEGGGRGSEANDQVLSQPKMDEQSLNTCRRISETSEDQTLVDRQSFSRTTDSDTSTEPGLGKDKLRSGSNSGLDYIKVTWKRLRSHSRQYVSGLHLNRERKAAKQLGFIMAAFILCWIPYFIFFMVIAFCKSCCSEPVHMFTIWLGYINSTLNPLIYPLCNENFKKTFKKILHIRS, from the coding sequence ATGAGCCTTCCCAACGTCTCCTCAACCTTCGAAGACAAGATGTGTGAGGGGAACAGAACCGCCATGGccagccctcagctgctgccccTAGTGGTGGTTCTAAGTAGCATCTCCCTGGTCACAGTGGGTCTCAACCTGCTGGTACTGTATGCCGTGCACAGTGAACGCAAGCTGCACACCGTGGGCAACCTGTACATTGTCAGCCTGTCCGTAGCAGACCTGATTGTAGGTGCAGTCGTCATGCCCATGAATATCCTTTATCTCATCATGGCCAAGTGGTCCCTGGGCCGCCCCCTTTGCCTCTTTTGGCTCTCCATGGATTATGTGGCCAGCACAGCATCCATCTTCAGCGTCTTTATCCTGTGTATTGATCGATACCGATCCGTCCAGCACCCCCTCCGGTACCTGAGGTATCGAACCAAGACCCGTGCATCAACCACCATCCTGGGGGcctggtttctttccttcctgtgggTCATACCCATTCTTGGCTGGCATCACTTCATGTCCCCGGCCTCAGAGCTTCGGGAAGACAAGTGTGAGACAGACTTCTACAATGTCACTTGGTTCAAGATCATGACCGCCATCATCAACTTCTACCTTCCCACTTTGCTCATGTTGTGGTTCTACGTAAAGATCTACAAGGCCGTGCGGCAACACTGTCAGCACCGCCAGCTCACCAAcagctccctcccttccttcttagAAATCAAGCTGAAGTCGGAGGATGTCAAGGAGGATACCAAGAAACCTGGGAAAGAGTCTCCCTGGGGTGTTTTGAAAAGGCCATCAAGAGACACTAGTGGAGAACTGGAGCAGAAGTCAACATCCAAAGACCCCAAAAACCCGAACTCTCCAACTGTCTTCAGCCAAGAGGAAGATAGGGAAACAGTCTCACGTCACTGTTTCCATCTTGATGTCACACGGACACACACTGTGGCTGAGGGAGGTGGCAGGGGCTCAGAGGCCAATGACCAGGTCCTGAGCCAGCCCAAAATGGATGAGCAGAGCCTGAATACTTGCCGGCGGATCAGTGAAACATCGGAGGACCAGACCTTGGTGGATCGACAGTCCTTCTCCCGGACCACCGACTCCGACACGAGCACAGAGCCAGGGCTGGGCAAAGACAAACTGAGAAGCGGGTCTAACAGTGGCCTAGATTACATCAAGGTCACCTGGAAGAGGCTCCGCTCACATTCCAGGCAGTATGTGTCTGGGCTGCACTTGAACCGAGAGCGGAAGGCAGCCAAGCAGTTAGGTTTCATCATGGCGGCCTTCATCCTCTGCTGGAttccctattttattttcttcatggtcATCGCCTTTTGCAAAAGCTGCTGCAGTGAACCCGTGCACATGTTCACTATCTGGCTGGGCTACATCAACTCCACATTGAACCCACTCATCTACCCTCTGTGCAATGAGAACTTCAAAAAGACATTCAAGAAAATTCTGCACATTCGCTCCTAA